Proteins co-encoded in one Rhizobium sp. NZLR1 genomic window:
- a CDS encoding 4-carboxy-4-hydroxy-2-oxoadipate aldolase/oxaloacetate decarboxylase codes for MIHIKDITERPDKADIDAVSKFSPATIHEAQGRRGALSSRLKPVDYRMKLCGPAFTVKCAPRDNIMLQLAINYAKPGDIIVVSAGEYEEAGSFGDVLANACLAKGIGGLVTDTGVRDTLQLRELGFPVFSLSVCIKGTVKETIAAVNDPIIVGGETINPGDIIVGDADGLVVVRRQEAREAARLSQAREDAEAGYIAAYKEGKSVIEVSNLDAVLKAKGLVVDI; via the coding sequence ATGATCCATATAAAAGATATCACTGAGCGGCCTGATAAAGCCGATATAGACGCCGTTTCCAAGTTTTCGCCGGCGACGATCCACGAAGCCCAGGGACGCCGCGGCGCACTTTCCTCCCGCCTCAAGCCCGTCGACTACCGCATGAAACTGTGCGGCCCGGCCTTTACGGTGAAATGTGCGCCGCGCGACAACATCATGCTGCAGCTTGCCATCAACTACGCAAAGCCCGGCGATATCATCGTCGTATCGGCAGGGGAATACGAGGAGGCCGGATCCTTCGGCGATGTGCTCGCCAATGCCTGCCTGGCGAAGGGCATCGGCGGTCTCGTCACCGACACCGGCGTGCGCGACACGCTGCAACTGCGGGAACTCGGTTTCCCGGTCTTCTCGCTCAGCGTCTGCATCAAGGGCACGGTGAAGGAAACTATTGCGGCGGTGAACGACCCAATCATCGTCGGCGGCGAAACCATCAATCCCGGCGACATCATCGTCGGCGATGCCGACGGACTGGTGGTCGTGCGCAGGCAGGAAGCGCGGGAAGCCGCCCGGCTCTCGCAGGCCCGCGAAGACGCCGAAGCCGGCTATATCGCCGCGTACAAAGAGGGCAAGTCGGTCATCGAGGTCAGCAATCTCGACGCGGTGCTGAAAGCCAAGGGCCTTGTCGTGGATATTTGA
- a CDS encoding ABC transporter substrate-binding protein, whose translation MNWKYLSLTVAFAGMAAALPAKADQLDTIMSAKTLRCATFADVPPFASPDPKTREMAGFDVDLCGAIAKELGVKAEIKPVSVEARVPEVKLGRVDITVANLAYTVSRAEQIQFSDPYYLAKEMLIVPADDAGKKKADYAGQRLASTKGSTSEMSIKLNKSDPLTFQDTASAYLAVQQGKARGMVANTMTTTKFVNESKSKGKEMRMIEEPMLYQPIGIGMAKDQPALTAKVNEILHKLDAAGEINKIWDKWLGPDTEYKMTRTDKVVPLSELKFDPIP comes from the coding sequence ATGAACTGGAAATACCTGAGCCTCACCGTCGCATTTGCCGGCATGGCGGCCGCCTTGCCCGCGAAAGCCGATCAGCTCGACACCATCATGTCGGCGAAGACCCTGCGCTGCGCGACTTTCGCCGACGTTCCCCCCTTCGCTTCGCCGGATCCGAAGACCCGCGAAATGGCCGGTTTCGACGTCGATCTCTGCGGCGCCATCGCCAAGGAATTGGGCGTCAAGGCTGAAATCAAGCCGGTTTCGGTCGAAGCCCGCGTGCCCGAGGTCAAGCTCGGCCGCGTCGACATCACCGTTGCAAACCTCGCCTATACGGTGAGCCGCGCCGAGCAGATCCAGTTCAGCGATCCCTATTATCTCGCAAAGGAGATGCTGATCGTGCCGGCCGACGATGCCGGCAAGAAGAAGGCCGATTATGCAGGCCAGCGCCTCGCTTCGACCAAGGGTTCGACCTCGGAAATGTCGATCAAGCTTAACAAATCCGACCCGCTGACATTCCAGGATACAGCCTCGGCCTATCTCGCCGTCCAGCAGGGCAAGGCCCGCGGCATGGTGGCCAACACCATGACGACGACCAAGTTCGTCAATGAATCGAAGAGCAAGGGCAAGGAAATGCGGATGATCGAGGAGCCGATGCTTTACCAGCCGATCGGCATCGGCATGGCCAAGGATCAGCCGGCGCTGACCGCCAAGGTCAACGAAATCCTTCACAAGCTCGACGCAGCGGGCGAGATCAACAAGATCTGGGACAAGTGGCTCGGCCCGGATACCGAATACAAGATGACCCGCACCGATAAGGTCGTGCCGCTCTCCGAGCTGAAGTTCGACCCGATCCCGTGA
- a CDS encoding amino acid ABC transporter ATP-binding protein yields MTMSVSTQESQTIRLSQVCKSYGDYPVLKDIDAQVARGEVVVICGPSGSGKSTLIRTINRLEEINSGSITLDGQNIHASMRARELNTMRSRIGFVFQNFNLFPHLSVAENVSMSPIRVKGVAAAAAHEKALKLLDRVGLADKARSYPGQLSGGQQQRVAIARALAMEPPVMLFDEPTSALDPEMVGEVLAVMKSLASEGMTMLCVTHEMGFARDVADRIWFIDAGQIIETATPEDFFNNPTHPRAQRFLADLRH; encoded by the coding sequence ATGACCATGTCCGTTTCAACGCAGGAATCGCAGACGATCCGGCTTTCGCAGGTCTGCAAGAGCTACGGCGACTATCCGGTCCTGAAGGACATCGATGCGCAGGTTGCGCGCGGCGAGGTCGTGGTCATCTGCGGACCGTCCGGTTCGGGAAAATCCACGCTGATCCGCACGATCAATCGCCTTGAGGAGATCAATAGCGGATCGATCACGCTCGACGGGCAAAACATTCACGCCTCGATGCGGGCGAGAGAACTCAATACGATGCGCAGCCGGATCGGTTTCGTATTCCAGAATTTCAACCTGTTTCCGCATCTTTCGGTCGCCGAAAACGTATCGATGTCGCCGATCCGGGTGAAAGGCGTGGCAGCCGCTGCCGCGCACGAAAAGGCCCTTAAGCTGCTCGATCGGGTCGGCCTCGCCGACAAGGCCCGGTCCTATCCCGGTCAACTGTCGGGCGGCCAGCAGCAGCGGGTGGCGATCGCCCGCGCCCTTGCCATGGAACCGCCGGTGATGCTGTTCGACGAGCCGACGAGTGCGCTCGATCCCGAAATGGTCGGCGAGGTGCTCGCCGTCATGAAGAGCCTGGCGTCCGAAGGCATGACCATGCTCTGCGTCACCCACGAAATGGGTTTCGCGCGCGACGTCGCCGATCGGATCTGGTTCATCGATGCGGGCCAGATCATCGAAACGGCGACTCCCGAGGACTTCTTCAACAATCCGACCCATCCCCGGGCTCAGCGTTTCCTCGCTGATCTCAGGCATTGA
- a CDS encoding amino acid ABC transporter permease codes for MIHDMIAIVRDYWLLLLIGQYPNGPLGGLANTLILSALSIALAFPVSIVFAMARLSQSPLLRWPVTALVYFTRGVPLLMLILWSYFLVPLLTGADVPSFVTMLTTLVVYQSAFLSEVVRAGIVALGPGQMDAARALGHGHIGAMRYIILPQALYNMIPSILSTFVSTIKDTTLGYVINVPDLTFAASQVNNQLLTQPFQVFLILAIVYFAICWTLTYFANRLERRITRRRAGLLNVPAALVTPSKIVSEQL; via the coding sequence ATGATCCACGATATGATCGCCATTGTCCGAGACTATTGGCTGCTGCTCTTGATCGGCCAATATCCGAACGGACCGCTCGGCGGGCTCGCCAATACGCTGATCCTGTCGGCGCTGAGCATCGCTCTCGCCTTTCCGGTCAGCATCGTATTTGCAATGGCGCGGCTCTCTCAGTCGCCGCTGCTGCGCTGGCCAGTCACTGCCCTTGTTTATTTCACCAGGGGCGTGCCGCTGCTGATGCTCATCCTGTGGAGCTATTTCCTGGTTCCGCTGCTGACCGGCGCCGACGTGCCAAGCTTCGTCACCATGCTGACGACACTCGTGGTCTACCAGAGCGCGTTCCTGAGCGAGGTCGTCCGTGCGGGCATCGTCGCGCTCGGACCGGGCCAGATGGATGCGGCGCGTGCGCTTGGCCACGGTCATATCGGCGCGATGCGCTACATCATCCTGCCGCAGGCGCTCTACAACATGATCCCGAGCATCCTCTCCACCTTCGTGTCGACGATCAAGGACACGACGCTCGGCTACGTGATCAACGTGCCGGACCTGACCTTTGCGGCAAGCCAGGTCAACAATCAGCTGCTGACGCAGCCTTTCCAGGTCTTCCTCATCCTGGCGATCGTCTACTTCGCCATCTGCTGGACGCTGACCTACTTCGCAAATCGCCTCGAGCGGCGCATCACGCGGCGGCGTGCGGGACTTCTCAACGTCCCCGCCGCCCTGGTCACGCCGTCGAAAATCGTATCGGAGCAGCTATGA
- a CDS encoding amino acid ABC transporter permease, which produces MSGFDLSAILGNPEYVAMLLHGIEMTFIIFAGSWSLAMALAVLLLSLRLSPFRFGDPIVAAYVSYHRNVPTLVQLMLWYFGIFTLMPSGLGEWLAIHNAEAIFAVIGLGLCQAAYFSEDLRSGVRSVGPGQMEAARALGHGYVSAMRFVIMPQGVRNALPPLVNHSVSLFKNSSLAVIIGASELTHAVKEIENLSFRTFEIYLIGTVLYLFFSLVIMSIGAYLSMRADPARSARA; this is translated from the coding sequence GTGAGCGGTTTCGACCTTTCGGCAATCCTCGGAAATCCGGAATATGTCGCCATGCTGCTGCATGGCATCGAGATGACCTTCATCATCTTTGCCGGATCCTGGTCGCTAGCGATGGCGCTGGCAGTTCTGCTGCTCAGTTTGCGTCTGTCGCCCTTTCGCTTCGGCGATCCGATAGTTGCCGCTTACGTATCCTACCACCGCAACGTCCCCACCCTGGTCCAGCTGATGCTGTGGTATTTCGGGATCTTCACCCTGATGCCGAGCGGGCTGGGAGAATGGCTGGCCATCCATAATGCCGAGGCCATCTTCGCGGTGATCGGGCTTGGGCTTTGCCAGGCGGCCTATTTCAGCGAAGATCTTCGTTCGGGCGTGCGCTCGGTCGGTCCCGGCCAAATGGAGGCGGCTCGGGCGCTGGGCCACGGTTATGTCTCGGCGATGCGTTTCGTCATCATGCCGCAGGGCGTGCGCAACGCGCTGCCGCCGCTCGTCAATCATAGTGTCTCGCTGTTCAAGAACAGCAGTCTCGCCGTCATCATCGGGGCGTCGGAACTGACGCATGCGGTCAAGGAAATCGAGAACCTCAGCTTCCGGACCTTCGAAATCTACCTGATCGGCACCGTTCTCTACCTCTTCTTCTCGCTCGTGATCATGAGCATCGGCGCCTATCTGTCGATGCGCGCGGATCCTGCCAGGAGCGCGCGCGCATGA
- a CDS encoding SDR family oxidoreductase → MPFSDYKTALVTGASSGIGAAVVERLRRENIEVHAVARSAEALKQLATRTGCVAHTIDVTDREAIAELARRVEFDILVNNAGVDRPKKFLEADESDIDLIVDVNLRAVLHICRLVVPGMVARDRGHVINISSIAGAYNFGGNSSYHATKAGVSMLSNQLRIDAFGKRVRVTEICPGRVATDIFNHVHGDDPSIREKFIDGFELPQAGDIADAIAFAISAPVAVNIGHMEITPTLQVMGGLQTARPQLKTDPSGEPTP, encoded by the coding sequence ATGCCATTCTCCGACTACAAGACCGCACTGGTGACCGGCGCATCCTCCGGTATCGGCGCAGCCGTGGTTGAGCGGCTTCGCCGAGAGAACATCGAAGTCCATGCCGTTGCCCGCAGTGCCGAAGCACTGAAACAGTTGGCGACACGCACAGGCTGCGTCGCCCACACCATCGATGTGACCGACCGTGAGGCGATCGCCGAGCTCGCGCGTCGGGTGGAATTCGACATCCTCGTCAACAATGCCGGCGTCGACCGGCCGAAGAAGTTTCTGGAAGCCGACGAAAGCGATATCGATCTCATCGTCGACGTCAATCTGCGAGCCGTCCTGCACATCTGCCGCCTGGTCGTGCCGGGCATGGTGGCGCGGGACCGCGGCCACGTCATCAACATCTCGTCGATCGCCGGCGCCTATAATTTCGGCGGCAATTCCTCCTATCACGCCACCAAGGCAGGGGTGAGCATGCTGTCCAACCAGCTGCGCATCGACGCTTTCGGCAAGCGGGTACGGGTCACGGAAATCTGCCCCGGCCGCGTCGCCACGGATATTTTCAATCACGTCCACGGCGATGATCCGAGCATTCGGGAAAAGTTCATCGACGGTTTCGAACTGCCGCAGGCGGGCGATATCGCCGACGCGATCGCCTTCGCCATATCGGCCCCCGTCGCCGTCAACATCGGACATATGGAGATCACGCCGACGCTGCAGGTCATGGGTGGCCTGCAGACCGCAAGGCCGCAGCTAAAGACAGATCCCTCCGGGGAGCCAACTCCGTGA
- the nac gene encoding nitrogen assimilation transcriptional regulator NAC: MDIRRLKSFIVIVDSGSITRAADLLHIAQPALSQQLAALEEHFGHKLLIRSQQGVSMTDAGHAVYRHAQIILRQMEQAQADASAAGNSLAGRVSVGLVPFSSAATLSVDLLAETRKRHPGILLHLTESVGQTYSQMIMNGRLEMALLHGTGPIKGVRFEPILSEEFFLVAHRDFAIEADAKPVPVNTLDGIPLLLPPVYNFVRRAVDTAFTRTRTNLKVVAEVEIVRTLARAVDGGLGATIMPKAIADRIVSESSEPLICRLVSPRIEETLSLCVSDQNPLSEPALAVRDILLELTARLKA, encoded by the coding sequence ATGGACATCAGACGCCTCAAATCTTTCATCGTGATCGTCGACAGCGGCAGCATCACGCGAGCGGCGGATCTTTTGCATATCGCCCAGCCGGCTCTCAGTCAGCAGCTTGCGGCGCTGGAAGAGCATTTCGGCCACAAGCTGCTGATCCGCAGCCAGCAGGGCGTCAGCATGACCGATGCGGGACACGCGGTGTATCGCCATGCGCAGATTATCCTTCGGCAGATGGAGCAGGCGCAGGCCGATGCATCGGCGGCCGGAAATTCGCTTGCCGGACGCGTCTCCGTCGGCCTCGTGCCGTTCAGCAGTGCGGCGACGCTCTCGGTCGACCTGCTGGCGGAGACCCGGAAACGGCATCCCGGAATTCTCCTGCATCTGACCGAAAGTGTCGGTCAGACCTATAGCCAGATGATCATGAACGGGCGGCTGGAGATGGCGCTTCTCCACGGAACCGGACCGATCAAGGGCGTGCGGTTCGAACCGATCCTCAGCGAAGAGTTTTTCCTGGTCGCCCATCGCGACTTTGCCATTGAAGCGGATGCGAAACCGGTTCCGGTCAACACTCTCGACGGAATACCGCTGCTCCTGCCCCCGGTCTATAATTTCGTCCGCCGCGCGGTCGATACCGCCTTCACCCGCACGCGCACCAATTTGAAAGTCGTGGCGGAAGTCGAAATCGTCCGCACGCTCGCCCGCGCGGTGGACGGCGGTCTCGGCGCGACGATCATGCCGAAAGCCATCGCCGACCGCATCGTCTCTGAATCGAGCGAGCCGCTGATTTGCCGGCTCGTCTCGCCCCGGATCGAGGAAACCCTTTCGCTTTGCGTTTCCGACCAGAATCCCTTGTCGGAACCGGCCCTTGCCGTCCGAGACATCCTTCTGGAGTTGACGGCGCGGCTGAAAGCCTGA
- a CDS encoding pyridoxal phosphate-dependent aminotransferase codes for MSAISDRLKNVSISASAAMTQRARELAAKGIKVVSLSSGEPDFPTPAHAIEAAHAAALAGDTKYPPMDGTPALKSAIIRKFKRDNNLDYDASQIVVSAGGKQVIFNAMLATCNPGDEVVIPTPSWVSYADIVKFAGGVPVAVPCYEQTGFKLRPEDLEAAITPRTKWLFLNFPNNPTGAACTRAEMAAIAEVMLRHPDVWIMTDDIYEHLVYDDFQFCTIAEVEPGLYDRVLTMNGVSKAYAMTGWRLGFCAGPKDLISAISNVNGQNGGGIATLTQAAATAALDGPQDLLKERAAIYKERRDFVLAKLSEVEGLRCHRPEGAFYIYPNISGLIGKTSKGGRKIGTDVDFVMGLVEEHHVATVQGAAYGMSPFFRISYATSMEKLDEGCARIAQFCKDMR; via the coding sequence ATGTCCGCCATATCGGATCGCCTGAAAAACGTCTCCATATCCGCATCCGCCGCCATGACACAGCGCGCCCGGGAATTGGCCGCCAAGGGGATCAAGGTCGTCAGCCTCTCATCCGGCGAGCCGGATTTCCCCACTCCGGCACACGCGATCGAGGCAGCCCATGCGGCGGCGCTTGCCGGCGATACGAAATATCCGCCGATGGACGGGACGCCGGCCCTCAAGTCAGCCATCATCAGGAAGTTCAAGCGCGACAACAATCTCGACTACGATGCCAGCCAGATCGTCGTCTCGGCCGGCGGCAAGCAGGTGATCTTCAATGCCATGCTGGCAACCTGCAATCCGGGTGACGAGGTGGTCATTCCCACACCCTCCTGGGTCAGCTATGCCGACATCGTCAAATTCGCCGGCGGCGTCCCGGTCGCGGTCCCCTGCTACGAGCAGACCGGCTTCAAACTGCGTCCGGAGGATCTGGAAGCGGCAATCACGCCGCGCACCAAATGGCTCTTCCTGAATTTCCCGAATAATCCCACAGGAGCAGCCTGCACCCGGGCGGAGATGGCGGCCATCGCCGAGGTCATGCTGCGCCATCCCGATGTCTGGATCATGACCGATGATATCTACGAACACCTGGTCTATGACGACTTCCAGTTCTGCACGATCGCGGAGGTCGAGCCCGGACTGTACGATCGCGTCCTGACGATGAACGGCGTCTCCAAGGCTTACGCGATGACCGGCTGGCGGCTCGGCTTTTGCGCCGGACCGAAAGACCTGATCTCCGCCATCAGCAACGTCAACGGCCAGAATGGCGGCGGCATCGCGACATTGACGCAGGCGGCTGCGACCGCAGCGCTCGACGGGCCTCAGGATCTGCTGAAGGAGCGTGCGGCGATCTACAAGGAAAGACGCGACTTCGTGCTCGCCAAATTGTCGGAAGTGGAAGGGCTGCGCTGCCATCGGCCCGAAGGCGCCTTCTACATCTATCCCAACATTTCAGGGCTGATCGGCAAGACCAGCAAAGGCGGTCGAAAGATCGGGACTGACGTCGATTTCGTTATGGGGCTGGTGGAAGAGCATCATGTCGCAACCGTGCAAGGCGCCGCTTACGGAATGAGCCCCTTCTTCCGCATTTCCTACGCCACGAGCATGGAGAAACTGGATGAAGGCTGCGCGCGCATAGCCCAGTTCTGCAAGGACATGCGCTGA
- a CDS encoding 5-oxoprolinase subunit PxpA, giving the protein MKIDLNSDMGEGFGPYRLCDDEAMMKIVSSANIACGFHGGDPETMGRMVRLAKLNGVGIGAHPGLPDRLGFGRREIPFQADELRQQMLYQLGALMAIARSERVAVSHISFHAAMGNMVNRDPVLADLMMDSIATVDANLVVFVTSGSGIEQAAKRARLKTLALFLADRAYDAGGRLVARGLPGAVIKDEAAVRARVRKFLLDGSVETIDGAVITMPARSILVHSDTPGALELAGIVRSEIEAAGATLAPAAELAD; this is encoded by the coding sequence ATGAAGATCGATCTGAATTCCGACATGGGCGAAGGATTTGGTCCTTACCGGCTGTGCGATGACGAAGCGATGATGAAAATCGTCTCCTCGGCCAACATCGCCTGCGGCTTCCACGGCGGCGACCCCGAGACGATGGGGCGCATGGTGCGGCTTGCGAAACTGAACGGTGTCGGCATCGGCGCCCATCCCGGCCTGCCCGATCGGCTGGGCTTCGGCCGACGCGAAATACCGTTCCAGGCAGACGAGCTTCGCCAGCAGATGCTCTATCAGCTCGGCGCACTGATGGCGATCGCCAGAAGCGAGCGGGTCGCTGTCTCCCATATCAGCTTCCATGCGGCCATGGGCAATATGGTCAACCGCGATCCTGTCCTCGCCGACCTGATGATGGACTCGATTGCCACCGTCGACGCCAATCTCGTCGTCTTCGTCACATCGGGCAGCGGAATTGAGCAGGCGGCGAAACGCGCGCGCCTGAAGACATTGGCGCTATTCCTTGCCGACCGGGCCTATGACGCCGGCGGCAGGCTGGTTGCGCGCGGGCTTCCCGGCGCCGTGATCAAGGATGAAGCTGCGGTGCGCGCCCGCGTCCGAAAATTCCTGCTCGACGGTAGCGTCGAGACGATCGACGGCGCCGTGATCACCATGCCGGCGCGCTCCATTCTCGTCCACAGCGACACGCCCGGCGCCCTCGAGCTTGCCGGCATTGTGCGAAGCGAGATCGAAGCCGCGGGTGCCACGCTCGCTCCGGCCGCCGAACTCGCCGACTGA
- a CDS encoding biotin-dependent carboxyltransferase family protein, which translates to MIEILETGPFNTAQDLGRSGYRDIGVSASGAMDPLAVRIGNILVGNDENAAVIEVQTFPFSLCFERRTVFVVTGADGGPHLDGSELLPWCAYTAEPGQVLELKQPPRLARSYISVGGGLDIPVVMGSRSTSLRGGFGGNAGRPLTKGDRIAVGEDAEIAMLPASGLAVVEPAVALREVFPAPIDGALPIRALPAGEHDLFAGDGEAFWSQTWRISSRSDRTGYRLSGEPITPTASIEMRSHGVVPGVIQVPPGGEPIVQMSDANTAGGYPKIAGVIDCDLWRLGQARIGARLKFVRSTHAEARAVEQAVARYVDDVRQTSRMVKRALKAMA; encoded by the coding sequence ATGATCGAGATCTTGGAAACCGGCCCGTTCAACACGGCGCAGGATCTCGGGCGTTCCGGCTATCGCGACATCGGCGTATCGGCGAGCGGCGCCATGGACCCGCTTGCGGTCAGGATCGGCAACATTCTCGTCGGCAATGATGAGAATGCGGCCGTGATCGAGGTGCAGACCTTCCCGTTCAGCCTATGTTTCGAGCGTCGCACCGTCTTTGTCGTGACCGGGGCCGACGGCGGTCCGCATCTCGATGGATCGGAACTGCTTCCATGGTGCGCCTATACGGCAGAGCCCGGACAGGTCCTTGAATTGAAGCAGCCCCCGAGGCTCGCGCGCTCCTATATTTCGGTCGGAGGAGGGCTGGATATCCCAGTCGTCATGGGGTCGCGGAGCACGTCGCTGCGCGGCGGTTTCGGCGGCAATGCCGGCCGGCCTCTGACGAAGGGCGATCGGATCGCGGTCGGCGAGGATGCGGAGATCGCCATGCTGCCCGCCTCGGGTCTCGCCGTCGTCGAGCCCGCGGTGGCGCTACGTGAAGTCTTTCCGGCTCCTATCGACGGCGCCTTGCCAATCCGTGCTCTGCCTGCCGGCGAGCACGATCTTTTCGCCGGCGACGGCGAAGCCTTCTGGAGCCAGACCTGGAGGATTTCCTCCCGCAGCGACCGGACGGGCTACCGCCTGTCCGGCGAGCCGATCACGCCGACCGCATCCATCGAAATGCGCTCCCATGGCGTCGTGCCCGGCGTGATCCAGGTTCCGCCGGGCGGCGAACCGATCGTACAGATGAGCGATGCCAACACCGCCGGCGGATATCCGAAGATTGCCGGCGTGATCGACTGCGATCTGTGGCGGCTCGGGCAGGCCCGCATCGGCGCCCGCCTGAAGTTCGTCCGGTCAACGCATGCGGAAGCGCGCGCCGTCGAACAGGCCGTCGCCCGCTATGTCGACGATGTCAGGCAAACATCCCGGATGGTCAAGCGCGCCCTGAAGGCGATGGCTTAA
- the pxpB gene encoding 5-oxoprolinase subunit PxpB codes for MIVTTTRHASRHAAQREIVPATQSRARVSSIGARSFLLEAPGEFDLIAQRRIWALSQTVKGWTDLAENIPGMTNLLVIFKETPEDPDAVVTRLLEAWENAQSIDLDGNTIEIPVTYGGEHATDLPALCDLSGLSDHEVVRIHHEATYRVFALGSAPGFGYLHGLDPRIYMPRKTVPSLKMPKGCVTIGGMQTGVAMLTGPNGWNSIGFASLQMFDPTSPTPAMMAPGDTVRFLPARIEL; via the coding sequence ATGATCGTCACGACAACCCGACATGCATCCAGACATGCAGCGCAGCGCGAAATCGTTCCGGCCACCCAAAGCCGGGCACGGGTTTCCTCGATCGGGGCCAGATCCTTCCTGCTCGAGGCGCCAGGCGAGTTCGACCTCATCGCGCAGCGGCGGATCTGGGCCCTGTCCCAGACGGTGAAGGGTTGGACGGATCTTGCCGAAAACATTCCCGGGATGACCAACCTGCTGGTGATCTTCAAGGAGACGCCCGAAGACCCCGATGCAGTGGTCACCCGGCTGCTGGAGGCATGGGAGAATGCGCAGAGCATCGATCTCGATGGCAACACTATCGAGATCCCCGTCACTTACGGCGGCGAACATGCGACGGATCTTCCCGCCCTTTGCGATCTCTCCGGCTTGAGCGACCACGAAGTCGTCCGCATCCATCATGAAGCGACCTACCGTGTCTTCGCCCTGGGCAGCGCGCCCGGTTTCGGCTATCTGCATGGCCTCGATCCGCGCATCTATATGCCGCGAAAGACCGTGCCGTCGCTGAAGATGCCGAAGGGCTGCGTGACCATCGGCGGCATGCAGACCGGCGTCGCCATGCTGACCGGTCCTAATGGCTGGAATTCCATCGGCTTCGCATCACTGCAGATGTTCGACCCAACCTCGCCGACCCCCGCCATGATGGCGCCGGGAGATACGGTGCGGTTCCTGCCGGCAAGGATCGAACTATGA
- a CDS encoding acetyl-CoA carboxylase, with amino-acid sequence MSAIDFSDPTTIAFLTDALTAAGVDGLEISRPGGQLRILISGEGGARIGVQEATPRAPGHAPVIVKAPIAGHFCAEHPAAAVLPQTLPRSVSDADILGFVRIGHVLLPLRAGYSGVLSKELAESGALVGFGDPLFEIELPS; translated from the coding sequence ATGAGCGCAATCGATTTCAGCGATCCCACAACCATTGCATTCCTCACCGACGCACTGACGGCTGCCGGCGTGGACGGTCTCGAAATCTCCCGGCCGGGCGGACAGCTTCGCATTCTCATTTCAGGGGAGGGCGGCGCCCGGATCGGCGTACAAGAAGCTACACCCCGCGCTCCAGGCCACGCACCTGTCATCGTGAAGGCGCCGATCGCAGGACATTTCTGCGCCGAACATCCGGCCGCCGCCGTCCTGCCCCAAACTTTGCCGCGCTCCGTATCCGATGCGGATATCCTCGGCTTCGTCAGGATAGGGCATGTGCTGCTTCCCCTTCGCGCCGGCTATTCCGGTGTTTTGTCCAAAGAGCTCGCTGAGTCCGGCGCATTGGTCGGCTTCGGCGATCCTCTGTTCGAAATCGAGCTGCCATCATGA